One Brassica napus cultivar Da-Ae chromosome A1, Da-Ae, whole genome shotgun sequence genomic region harbors:
- the LOC106346318 gene encoding uncharacterized protein LOC106346318: protein MIDYRHVSSPITPPTFIPAHSPSPSPRLNKPHLITVTPPISASHPTGDSTPMMSSSSGCPLARVRLSDILPYEGAPSPSYAKAVEALSASLMRYNASVIELGSEDTALMRCGLEAARLYFRTRSSVSGKPNRGLSLYRAGRSVEDLDSSPPCMAEVFRCLGKVARAALSAVARHLRLRSDVFNHMLDDFPLAPNEVSSSVLVSSYAHASIQNGKPASGGGSIEIEKGLLTLFCSDGSGIQVCDPNGRWYAADSGCGIGDILLITGKALSHATAGLRPAASYRATSDHFSGTDTRGRASLAFRLMPKSNAILDCSPVEAAGHVIPQSYVPVSVSQFMDNLLAENETPVTPPVKTNVSRDDVCKEPSLRSVLSDPVSGAFLEDAIVVSCGHSFGGLMLRRVLEMSRCTLCNAEIEPGSLVPNHALRAAASAIKQQDDKRLFHNAAMRRRRKEMSDQMDVEHGDPATDDGLQQRVVHYPFAVNEKVLIKGNRRTPEKYVGKEAIVTSQCLNGWYLLKIVESGDSVRLQYRSLKKMTNDDRGGGGLPVQPVESNSL, encoded by the exons ATGATCGATTACCGCCACGTCTCGTCTCCGATCACGCCTCCAACCTTTATCCCCGCCCACTCTCCTTCTCCATCTCCCCGCTTGAACAAGCCCCATCTCATCACAGTGACGCCGCCGATCTCCGCTTCTCACCCCACCGGAGACTCCACGCCGATGATGTCGTCGTCGTCGGGGTGTCCTCTCGCTAGGGTTAGGTTATCAGACATTCTCCCTTACGAAGGAGCTCCTTCTCCCTCCTACGCGAAAGCCGTCGAGGCTCTGTCCGCGTCTCTGATGAGATACAACGCTTCCGTGATCGAGCTCGGGAGCGAAGACACCGCGCTGATGCGGTGTGGCCTCGAAGCTGCTCGCTTGTATTTCAGAACTCGAAGTAGCGTTTCTGGTAAACCCAATCGTGGCCTCTCTTTGTACAGAGCTGGAAG ATCTGTTGAGGATTTGGATTCGTCGCCTCCGTGTATGGCTGAGGTGTTCAGGTGTTTAGGTAAAGTAGCGAGAGCTGCTTTGTCTGCAGTTGCAAGGCATCTACGTCTAAGAAGCGA TGTGTTTAACCATATGCTCGATGACTTCCCACTAGCTCCGAACGAGGTTTCCTCCTCTGTGTTAGTGTCTTCCTATGCTCATGCGTCGATCCAAAATGGGAAACCTGCTTCTGGAGGTGGGAGTATTGAGATTGAGAAGGGTTTGTTGACACTGTTCTGCTCTGATGGCTCTGGCATCCAG GTATGTGACCCAAATGGTCGTTGGTACGCAGCAGATAGTGGATGTGGGATTGGTGATATCTTACTCATTACTGGCAAAGCGCTTAGTCATGCTACTGCAGGTCTCCGTCCAGCTGCCTCTTATAGAGCTACTTCTGATCATTTCTCTGGCACTGACACTCGCGGAAG GGCATCACTAGCATTTAGGCTTATGCCGAAAAGTAATGCCATACTAGATTGTTCCCCAGTAGAAGCAGCTGGCCATGTAATTCCTCAAAGCTATGTGCCAGTATCTGTCAGTCAGTTTATGGATAACCTCTTGGCCGAGAATGAGACTCCAGTTACTCCGCCTGTGAAAACCAAT GTTTCACGGGATGATGTTTGCAAAGAGCCTTCCTTAAGAAGCGTTCTCTCTGATCCAGTTTC CGGTGCGTTTCTTGAAGATGCGATTGTCGTCTCTTGTGGACATTCATTTGGTGGCCTCATGCTTAGAAGAGTCCTTGAAATG TCTAGATGTACGCTCTGCAATGCAGAAATCGAGCCTGGGTCTCTGGTCCCTAACCATG CTCTTAGAGCTGCCGCTTCAGCTATAAagcaacaagatgataaaaGACTTTTCCACAACGCAGCCATGCGAAGGCGTAGAAAAGAAATGAGTGATCAAATGGATGTG GAACATGGAGATCCAGCTACGGATGATGGATTACAGCAGCGAGTGGTTCATTATCCATTTGCTGTAAATGAGAAAGTACTTATCAAG GGAAACAGGAGAACACCGGAGAAGTATGTTGGAAAGGAAGCGATCGTGACATCTCAATGTCTCAATGGCTG GTATCTATTAAAGATTGTGGAGAGTGGAGACAGTGTTCGGCTGCAATACAGATCCCTAAAAAAGATGACAAACGATgacagaggaggaggagggctACCTGTTCAACCGGTTGAGAGCAATAGCTTGTAG
- the LOC106346328 gene encoding AP-5 complex subunit beta-1 → MTTPARPLSVHDWDVLIEDFQDSGAPRDWFTSVFSTDSLPDLALSSLLKKEFPLPSKLSILVFLDEFSETLFHKRGDETFDRLVDALRAIVQSPTDGSNGLKEQALISFTSVLVAVGSFSVRHVEAVVDLLLALVNRPNHGFDRQARAVACECLRQLERAFPGLLSDVAGHLWSLCQAERTHAVQAYLLLFTTVVYNVVNQKLKVSLLSTSVPLVPFNAPPNLGQSLGLGPDQKELRRTLAFMLESPYLFTSCAMMEFMGMVVPLASALELQASMLKVQFLGMIYSFDPMLCHVVLLMYTQFPDAFEGQEKDIMRRLMLLSKETQIYLAFRLLALHWLMGLFNKVMLSGEVGKRKSVLEMGRKFHPGVFDPLALKALKLDMLVQCYVGLSGGGDNGKSAGELLQECLVSVSDFKWLPPWSSETGVAFRTLHKFLLSASTHSDSDPSTTRSLMESSLFQNLQGLLVDMTSKFPILVPVIVSFIERLINCEKHQWLGERFLQTIDEKLLPKLEKSCLLTAYFPLLHRIAENDTIPPSRLIELLTKFVLTLVDKRGFDVGLKLWDQGTEVLGICRTLLSHHKSSRLFLGLSRLLSLMCLYFPDLDVRDNARIYLRMLVCIPGRRLKNILKPADTVSPSTHSSAFFTVQSPRFRHDPNKSWNLSSYIHLERVTSLLVKQSWSLSLPSLGVGNDGYSVIERKVQVDEVETDSSSQELLQLLPESRRIESGKPTLRVMDAKIAEILERLRRYFSVVPDLRHMPGIKVRINCTLRLDAEPYSSIWGSQTQSPELDKVDSSPPALFATVVKFSSSAPYGSIPSCRIPFLLGEPHWDKNVQGSLDIVLLGDAPKEEEKDGLGGGASVTVELEPREPTPGLVEVSMEANAENGQMIQGKLESVPVGIEDMFLKALAPPDEPEDTIPSYYSDLFSALWEVCGSSSSTAHETFALKGGKTAAAISGTRSVKLLEIPAETVIQASELHLAPFVVAITGEQLVNIVREGGIIENIVWQEEEEEGRGQGTASSSIGPTGSNRDPLRLTYIGYGDDQEVPMSRSRGKLGKIKMLMFLPPRYHLLFEMEVGEGSTLVHIRTDYWPCLAYVDDYLEALFLL, encoded by the exons ATGACGACTCCGGCGAGACCCCTCTCCGTCCACGACTGGGACGTCCTCATCGAAGATTTCCAAGACTCCGGCGCTCCTCGCGACTGGTTCACCTCCGTCTTCTCCACCGACTCTCTACCCGACCTCGCTCTCTCCTCCCTCCTCAAAAAGGAGTTCCCTTTACCATCGAAGCTCTCCATCCTCGTCTTCCTCGACGAATTCTCCGAGACTCTCTTCCACAAACGCGGCGACGAGACCTTCGATCGCCTCGTCGACGCTCTCCGCGCGATCGTGCAGTCTCCGACGGACGGATCGAACGGGTTAAAGGAGCAGGCTTTGATCTCCTTCACGTCGGTGCTTGTGGCGGTTGGTTCTTTCTCCGTGCGCCACGTGGAAGCCGTCGTTGACTTGCTGCTCGCGCTTGTGAATCGCCCTAACCACGGGTTCGATAGACAGGCACGTGCCGTCGCGTGCGAGTGCTTACGTCAGCTCGAGAGAGCGTTTCCTGGGTTGTTGTCTGACGTCGCTGGGCATCTTTGGTCGCTGTGCCAAGCGGAGAGAACACACGCCGTGCAAGCTTACCTTCTCTTGTTCACGACCGTTGTTTACAATGTCGTTAATCAGAAGCTCAAGGTTTCGCTTCTTAGTACTTCTGTGCCTTTGGTTCCTTTCAATGCTCCTCCCAATCTGGGTCAGAGTCTGGGGTTGGGGCCAGATCAGAAGGAGCTGAGACGGACGCTGGCGTTTATGTTGGAGTCTCCGTATCTATTCACGTCTTGTGCTATGATGGAGTTTATGGGGATGGTGGTGCCCCTTGCGTCTGCATTGGAGTTACAAGCCTCTATGTTGAAAGTTCAGTTCTTGGGGATGATTTATTCGTTTGATCCGATGCTGTGTCATGTTGTCTTGCTTATGTATACTCAGTTCCCTGATGCGTTCGAGGGACAAGAGAAAGATATCATGAGACGTCTCATGCTTCTCTCCAAGGAGACTCAGATCTATCTTGCTTTCCGCTTGCTTGCGCTTCACTGGTTGATGGGTTTGTTTAATAAAGTGATGTTGAGTGGGGAGGTTGGGAAGAGGAAGTCTGTGCTCGAGATGGGTCGAAAGTTTCATCCTGGGGTATTTGATCCGCTCGCTTTGAAGGCTTTGAAGCTTGATATGTTGGTACAATGCTATGTTGGTTTGAGTGGAGGTGGTGATAACGGAAAATCTGCAGGGGAGTTGTTGCAGGAATGTTTGGTTTCTGTTTCGGATTTCAAATGGTTGCCTCCTTGGAGCTCAGAAACTGGTGTAGCGTTCCGTACTTTGCACAAGTTTCTGCTAAGTGCTTCTACGCATTCTGACTCTGACCCTTCCACCACTAGAAGCCTTATGGAGTCTAGCCTCTTCCAAAACTTGCAG GGGTTGCTGGTGGACATGACTTCAAAGTTTCCAATCTTGGTCCCTGTCATTGTGTCATTTATAGAACGGTTGATAAACTGTGAAAAGCACCAGTGGTTAGGAGAGAGGTTTCTTCAGACAATAGATGAGAAGCTGCTTCCCAAACTTGAGAAAAGCTGTTTATTAACAGCGTACTTCCCGCTTCTCCATAGGATTGCGGAGAACGATACAATACCTCCTTCTAGATTGATAGAGCTGCTCACCAAGTTTGTCCTTACACTTGTTGATAAGCGCGGGTTTGATGTGGGGTTGAAACTATGGGATCAAGGCACTGAAGTTCTTGGCATTTGTCGAACACTGTTGAGTCACCATAAGAGCTCTAGACTGTTTCTTGGACTCTCTCGCCTTCTTTCTCTCATGTGTCTCTATTTCCCTGATCTAGATGTCCGAGACAACGCCAG GATATATCTGAGGATGCTGGTGTGTATACCAGGAAGGAGGTTGAAGAACATTTTGAAACCTGCAGATACCGTCTCTCCATCAACACATTCATCTGCATTCTTCACTGTCCAGAGTCCTCGTTTCCGTCATGATCCTAACAAATCTTGGAACCTTTCATCATATATTCATCTTGAACGTGTCACTTCCCTACTAGTGAAACAGTCATGGTCCTTGTCTCTACCATCACTAGGCGTTGGAAACGATGGGTATAGCGTTATAGAAAGGAAAGTTCAGGTTGATGAAGTTGAGACGGATAGTAGCAGTCAAGAACTCCTCCAGCTTTTGCCGGAGTCTCGAAGGATTGAGTCAGGAAAGCCCACGTTAAGAGTGATGGATGCAAAGATAGCTGAGATTCTCGAAAGGTTGAGGAGATACTTCTCAGTGGTTCCTGATCTCAGACACATGCCTGGAATCAAGGTGAGGATAAACTGTACTTTGAGATTGGATGCTGAACCATATAGCAGCATATGGGGTAGTCAAACTCAGAGTCCTGAGTTGGATAAAGTGGACTCATCACCTCCTGCTTTATTCGCAACCGTGGTTAAATTCTCATCTTCAGCACCTTATGGCTCTATTCCATCTTGCCGCATACCTTTCCTTCTAGGTGAGCCTCATTGGGACAAGAATGTACAAGGCTCTTTGGACATAGTCTTGTTAGGAGATGCGCCGAAAGAGGAGGAGAAAGATGGCTTGGGAGGAGGAGCATCTGTAACAGTTGAACTTGAACCTAGAGAGCCAACACCTGGTTTGGTTGAGGTTTCAATGGAAGCAAATGCAGAAAATGGTCAGATGATTCAGGGGAAACTCGAGAGTGTCCCTGTGGGGATTGAAGATATGTTCCTGAAAGCTCTTGCTCCACCTGATGAACCTGAAGATACAATCCCGAGCTACTACTCAGATCTATTCAGTGCTTTGTGGGAAGTGTGCGGTTCATCATCAAGCACCGCACACGAAACATTTGCACTAAAAGGAGGCAAAACCGCCGCAGCAATCAGCGGGACACGGTCAGTGAAACTGCTCGAAATCCCTGCAGAAACTGTTATACAAGCCAGCGAGCTTCACTTAGCCCCCTTTGTGGTGGCTATCACCGGAGAACAGCTTGTGAACATTGTAAGAGAAGGAGGAATCATCGAGAACATTGTGTGgcaggaggaggaagaagaaggaagaggtCAGGGTACTGCTTCTTCCTCGATAGGGCCAACAGGATCTAACCGAGACCCTCTACGTCTTACATACATAGGTTATGGAGACGATCAAGAGGTTCCGATGAGTAGGAGTAGAGGGAAGTTGGGAAAGATAAAGATGCTGATGTTTTTGCCGCCGAGATATCATCTGCTGTTTGAAATGGAAGTTGGTGAAGGGTCGACATTGGTGCATATAAGAACAGATTATTGGCCTTGCTTAGCTTATGTTGATGATTACTTAGAAGCTTTGTTCTTGCTTTag